In Littorina saxatilis isolate snail1 linkage group LG8, US_GU_Lsax_2.0, whole genome shotgun sequence, a single genomic region encodes these proteins:
- the LOC138974184 gene encoding BOS complex subunit NOMO1-like isoform X2 encodes MSKMMEAGSAVRLFFFLSTIFRPVLLQGDGVLGCGGFVKSDVDINFSLVEVKLYTPHGSIKYQTDCAPNTGYYLIPLYDKGDYILKVEPPAGWSFEPTSIDLHVDGTTDKCSLGEDINFKFTGFSVTGKVVSEGQTEGPEGVSLSLVETRSQAVQQTVHTSVGGSYTITGVMPGEYTVKASHPKWKFNKAETRVKVVDDNVNAGNALSVAGYDVKGQVFSEGEPMKGVNFVLFSANGKKPAVGGCDKALPKGYPSASQQPLCHVTSQADGSFVFTTIPTGQYYLVPFYKGEHITFDVEPEKLDFEVTHDSVAFEKNFEVAGFSVSGRVVESNQGVGIAKATVLINGVTTTTTDTTGTYHLENMKTGTYTLSVTADNIFFPENTVKITPNTPQLPDIVATDFNVCGKVTIDRIPESLGAVTSQRRIIYSPEGKGSEAVSKVTDADGKFCVKVKPGKYNFNVYLSDGEKEAGLHLAPGHRQVAVGNKPVMDVNFSQFRAKVSGAISCMEKCGELEVSLNAVGRQDAKVLAKAKETGATSASFIFENVLPGKYKATIVQDSWCWKSKTVDLEVGEGDVTGVSFTHNGYILKCSISHPITLNFAHEKKSGTVGSFQLNKGTNRFCLAQAGVYQLTPDSCHKFEQEVYSYDTANPVALTLTAIQHIATGTVKTEEKVADITVTIKSSVEDTATVIGPLSLSSGGAKDKGPFTYTFSHWAKAGEKLEISVKSKEVLFYPAKKEVTIDGESCPGEVASFTGRKGVFMTGEVQPPLEGVTITVTSEDGSMDPVLLTTEASGKYRVGPLHGDVKYSVAAEKTGYVITPDASKKDVFRAFKLGEISVKVLDKQGQPMPGVLLSLSGERQYRSNNITGDTGTLVFTSLSPGQYYLRPMTKEYKFEPQSQSITVEEGTTMNIVISGTRVAYSVYGKVTSLNGEPEAGVVVEAVGEGQGCEQFQEEAKTEQDGSYRIRGLQPKCQYDVHLKTGQVNTHIERAGPKSRIIKVADKDFTDINIIAFRRMNQMDISGNVMTPEEHLPHLKARLYREDAPDSPVHTISLGRSTFFYFPTLQMDNVKYTLRLECTLPKSQYDFVDPEVSFTANISFKHYKFSFEPKRKMVDQELSPGSFLILPVVAIIILALYNYQTVLPMALQMVGQVQAFAQHQQQQQQQQRQQQHHSGDTEPFMEQNSAESSPARKRPKARKAQ; translated from the exons ATGTCCAAAATGATGGAAGCCGGATCAGCAGTTCgtctatttttctttttatcaaCCATTTTCCGTCCCGTTTTACTTCAGGGAGATGGAGTGCTGGGCTGCGGAGGCTTTGTTAAATCCGATGTGGACATCAACTTCTCGCTTGTTGAG GTAAAACTGTACACGCCTCATGGGTCCATCAAGTACCAGACAGACTGTGCCCCCAACACAGGCTACTACCTCATCCCGCTCTACGACAAGGGTGACTACATCCTCAAAGTGGAGCCACCAGCTGGATGGAGCTTTG AACCAACCAGCATAGACCTGCATGTGGACGGCACCACTGACAAGTGTAGCCTGGGGGAAGACATCAACTTTAAATTCACTGGATTCTCCGTCACTGGAAAG GTGGTGAGCGAGGGGCAGACGGAGGGACCGGAGGGGGTGTCACTGTCACTGGTAGAGACCAGAAGTCAGGCCGTGCAACAGACTGTTCACACCAGTGTGGGGGGAAG CTACACCATCACGGGAGTGATGCCAGGCGAGTACACAGTGAAAGCCTCTCACCCCAAGTGGAAGTTCAACAAG GCAGAGACCAGGGTCAAGGTGGTGGATGATAACGTCAACGCTGGAAACGCTCTCTCTGTGGCCGGCTACGATGTCAAG GGTCAAGTATTCAGCGAAGGAGAGCCCATGAAGGGAGTTAACTTTGTCCTCTTTTCTGCTAATGGAAAGAAACCG GCTGTGGGTGGCTGCGATAAGGCGCTGCCCAAAGGATACCCCTCCGCTTCCCAGCAACCCTTGTGTCACGTGACCTCCCAGGCTGATGGCTCCTTTGTCTTCACTACCATCCCCACTGGGCAGTACTACTTG GTACCATTCTACAAAGGGGAGCACATCACGTTCGACGTGGAGCCAGAGAAACTGGACTTTGAAGTCACGCATGACTCGGTCGCCTTTGAG AAAAACTTTGAGGTTGCCGGTTTCTCTGTCAGTGGAAGAGTGGTTGAAAGCAATCAG GGTGTGGGAATCGCCAAGGCAACTGTGCTGATTAACGGcgtgaccaccaccaccacggaCACCACGGGCACCTACCACCTGGAGAACATGAAGACCGGAACGTACACGCTGAGCGTCACCGCCGACAACATCTTCTTCCCGGAAAACACCGTCAAGATTACGCCCAACACCCCTCAGCTGCCCGACATTGTCGCCACAGA TTTCAATGTGTGCGGCAAGGTCACCATTGATCGCATCCCGGAAAGTCTTGGAGCGGTGACCAGCCAGCGACGCATAATTTACAGTCCAGAGGGCAAGGGGTCAGAGGCCGTCTCCAAGGTCACTGATGCAGATGGCAAATTCTGTGTCAAGGTCAAACCAGGAAAATATAATTTCAAT GTGTACCTGAGTGACGGGGAGAAGGAGGCGGGGCTTCACCTGGCGCCGGGTCACAGACAGGTTGCTGTTGGCAACAAGCCCGTCATGGACGTCAACTTCTCCCAGTTCCGCGCCAAGGTGTCCGGCGCCATCTCATGCATGG AGAAATGTGGTGAGCTTGAAGTGTCGCTGAACGCAGTGGGGCGACAAGATGCAAAGGTGCTTGCCAAG gCCAAGGAGACTGGTGCGACCTCAGCCAGCTTCATTTTTGAGAATGTCCTGCCAGGAAAATACAAAG ccacCATTGTGCAGGACTCGTGGTGCTGGAAGAGTAAGACTGTGGACCtggaggtgggggagggggacgtGACCGGCGTGTCCTTCACACACAACGGATACATCCTCAAGTGTTCCATCTCTCACCCCATCACTCTG AACTTTGCCCATGAGAAGAAGTCGGGCACCGTGGGGTCCTTCCAACTGAACAAGGGAACAAACCGGTTCTGTCTGGCTCAGGCCGGTGTCTACCAGCTCACACCGGATTCCTGCCACAAGTTTGAACAAGAGGTCTACTCCTACGACAC GGCGAACCCAGTGGCCTTGACCCTGACAGCCATTCAGCACATCGCTACAGGCACCGTCAAGACAGAGGAGAAAGTGGCTGACATCACGGTTACAATCAA GTCATCAGTGGAAGATACGGCCACTGTGATTGGTCCACTGTCGCTCAGTTCAGGGGGCGCCAAGGACAAGGGACCCTTCACCTACACCTTCTCCCACTGGGCAAA GGCGGGAGAGAAGCTGGAGATTTCCGTCAAGTCCAAGGAGGTGTTGTTCTACCCCGCCAAGAAGGAGGTCACCATTGATGGAG AGTCGTGCCCAGGAGAGGTGGCGAGCTTTACGGGACGTAAAGGTGTGTTCATGACGGGAGAGGTACAGCCGCCACTAGAGGGCGTCACCATCACTGTCACCTCTGAGGACGGCTCCATGGACCCTGTCCTCCTCACAACAGAAGCATCTGGAAAATACAG AGTGGGCCCCCTGCACGGTGACGTCAAGTACAGCGTGGCGGCAGAGAAGACGGGATACGTCATCACACCAGACGCCAGCAAAAAAGACGTCTTCAGGGCATTCAAGCTGGGCGAGATATCTGTCAAG GTGTTGGATAAACAAGGACAACCCATGCCAGGTGTGTTGCTGTCACTCAGTGGAGAGCGACAGTATCGCAGCAACAACATCACTGGTGACACCGGTACTCTCGTCTTCACAAGTCTG AGCCCCGGTCAGTACTACCTGCGCCCCATGACCAAGGAATACAAGTTTGAGCCGCAGTCTCAGAGCATCACGGTGGAGGAGGGAACCACCATGAACATTGTCATCTCTGGGACCAGGGTGGCTTACAG TGTGTATGGCAAGGTGACGTCGCTGAACGGCGAGCCGGAGgcgggggtggtggtggaggctGTGGGCGAAGGTCAAGGTTGTGAGCAGTTCCAGGAAGAGGCCAAGACGGAGCAGGACGGCTCCTACCGCATTCGTGGACTGCAG CCCAAGTGTCAGTATGACGTGCACCTGAAGACCGGCCAGGTCAACACCCACATCGAGCGTGCTGGGCCCAAGTCTCGCATCATCAAG GTGGCCGACAAAGACTTCACGGACATCAACATCATCGCGTTCCGTCGCATGAACCAGATGGACATCAGTGGCAACGTCATGACACCCGAGGAACACCTGCCACACCTCAAG GCGCGACTGTACAGGGAAGACGCACCGGACTCCCCCGTCCACACCATCTCTCTGGGCCGGTCCACATTCTTCTACTTCCCCACTCTGCAGATGGACAACGTG AAATACACGCTGCGCCTGGAGTGCACCTTGCCCAAGTCGCAATACGACTTCGTTGACCCTGAGGTGTCCTTCACCGCAAACATCTCCTTCAAACACTACAAGTTCTCGTTTGAACCCAAG AGGAAGATGGTTGACCAGGAGCTGTCCCCAGGGTCGTTCCTCATCCTGCCTGTGGTGGCCATCATCATCCTGGCCCTCTACAACTACCAGACT
- the LOC138974184 gene encoding BOS complex subunit NOMO1-like isoform X1 — protein MSKMMEAGSAVRLFFFLSTIFRPVLLQGDGVLGCGGFVKSDVDINFSLVEVKLYTPHGSIKYQTDCAPNTGYYLIPLYDKGDYILKVEPPAGWSFEPTSIDLHVDGTTDKCSLGEDINFKFTGFSVTGKVVSEGQTEGPEGVSLSLVETRSQAVQQTVHTSVGGSYTITGVMPGEYTVKASHPKWKFNKAETRVKVVDDNVNAGNALSVAGYDVKGQVFSEGEPMKGVNFVLFSANGKKPAVGGCDKALPKGYPSASQQPLCHVTSQADGSFVFTTIPTGQYYLVPFYKGEHITFDVEPEKLDFEVTHDSVAFEKNFEVAGFSVSGRVVESNQGVGIAKATVLINGVTTTTTDTTGTYHLENMKTGTYTLSVTADNIFFPENTVKITPNTPQLPDIVATDFNVCGKVTIDRIPESLGAVTSQRRIIYSPEGKGSEAVSKVTDADGKFCVKVKPGKYNFNVYLSDGEKEAGLHLAPGHRQVAVGNKPVMDVNFSQFRAKVSGAISCMEKCGELEVSLNAVGRQDAKVLAKAKETGATSASFIFENVLPGKYKATIVQDSWCWKSKTVDLEVGEGDVTGVSFTHNGYILKCSISHPITLNFAHEKKSGTVGSFQLNKGTNRFCLAQAGVYQLTPDSCHKFEQEVYSYDTANPVALTLTAIQHIATGTVKTEEKVADITVTIKSSVEDTATVIGPLSLSSGGAKDKGPFTYTFSHWAKAGEKLEISVKSKEVLFYPAKKEVTIDGESCPGEVASFTGRKGVFMTGEVQPPLEGVTITVTSEDGSMDPVLLTTEASGKYRVGPLHGDVKYSVAAEKTGYVITPDASKKDVFRAFKLGEISVKVLDKQGQPMPGVLLSLSGERQYRSNNITGDTGTLVFTSLSPGQYYLRPMTKEYKFEPQSQSITVEEGTTMNIVISGTRVAYSVYGKVTSLNGEPEAGVVVEAVGEGQGCEQFQEEAKTEQDGSYRIRGLQPKCQYDVHLKTGQVNTHIERAGPKSRIIKVADKDFTDINIIAFRRMNQMDISGNVMTPEEHLPHLKARLYREDAPDSPVHTISLGRSTFFYFPTLQMDNVKYTLRLECTLPKSQYDFVDPEVSFTANISFKHYKFSFEPKRKMVDQELSPGSFLILPVVAIIILALYNYQTVLPMALQMVGQVQAFAQHQQQQQQQQRQQQHHSGDTEPFMEQNSAESSPARKRPKARKAQ, from the exons ATGTCCAAAATGATGGAAGCCGGATCAGCAGTTCgtctatttttctttttatcaaCCATTTTCCGTCCCGTTTTACTTCAGGGAGATGGAGTGCTGGGCTGCGGAGGCTTTGTTAAATCCGATGTGGACATCAACTTCTCGCTTGTTGAG GTAAAACTGTACACGCCTCATGGGTCCATCAAGTACCAGACAGACTGTGCCCCCAACACAGGCTACTACCTCATCCCGCTCTACGACAAGGGTGACTACATCCTCAAAGTGGAGCCACCAGCTGGATGGAGCTTTG AACCAACCAGCATAGACCTGCATGTGGACGGCACCACTGACAAGTGTAGCCTGGGGGAAGACATCAACTTTAAATTCACTGGATTCTCCGTCACTGGAAAG GTGGTGAGCGAGGGGCAGACGGAGGGACCGGAGGGGGTGTCACTGTCACTGGTAGAGACCAGAAGTCAGGCCGTGCAACAGACTGTTCACACCAGTGTGGGGGGAAG CTACACCATCACGGGGGTGATGCCAGGCGAGTACACAGTGAAAGCCTCTCACCCCAAGTGGAAGTTCAACAAG GCAGAGACCAGGGTCAAGGTGGTGGATGATAACGTCAACGCTGGAAACGCTCTCTCTGTGGCCGGCTACGATGTCAAG GGTCAAGTATTCAGCGAAGGAGAGCCCATGAAGGGAGTTAACTTTGTCCTCTTTTCTGCTAATGGAAAGAAACCG GCTGTGGGTGGCTGCGATAAGGCGCTGCCCAAAGGATACCCCTCCGCTTCCCAGCAACCCTTGTGTCACGTGACCTCCCAGGCTGATGGCTCCTTTGTCTTCACTACCATCCCCACTGGGCAGTACTACTTG GTACCATTCTACAAAGGGGAGCACATCACGTTCGACGTGGAGCCAGAGAAACTGGACTTTGAAGTCACGCATGACTCGGTCGCCTTTGAG AAAAACTTTGAGGTTGCCGGTTTCTCTGTCAGTGGAAGAGTGGTTGAAAGCAATCAG GGTGTGGGAATCGCCAAGGCAACTGTGCTGATTAACGGcgtgaccaccaccaccacggaCACCACGGGCACCTACCACCTGGAGAACATGAAGACCGGAACGTACACGCTGAGCGTCACCGCCGACAACATCTTCTTCCCGGAAAACACCGTCAAGATTACGCCCAACACCCCTCAGCTGCCCGACATTGTCGCCACAGA TTTCAATGTGTGCGGCAAGGTCACCATTGATCGCATCCCGGAAAGTCTTGGAGCGGTGACCAGCCAGCGACGCATAATTTACAGTCCAGAGGGCAAGGGGTCAGAGGCCGTCTCCAAGGTCACTGATGCAGATGGCAAATTCTGTGTCAAGGTCAAACCAGGAAAATATAATTTCAAT GTGTACCTGAGTGACGGGGAGAAGGAGGCGGGGCTTCACCTGGCGCCGGGTCACAGACAGGTTGCTGTTGGCAACAAGCCCGTCATGGACGTCAACTTCTCCCAGTTCCGCGCCAAGGTGTCCGGCGCCATCTCATGCATGG AGAAATGTGGTGAGCTTGAAGTGTCGCTGAACGCAGTGGGGCGACAAGATGCAAAGGTGCTTGCCAAG gCCAAGGAGACTGGTGCGACCTCAGCCAGCTTCATTTTTGAGAATGTCCTGCCAGGAAAATACAAAG ccacCATTGTGCAGGACTCGTGGTGCTGGAAGAGTAAGACTGTGGACCtggaggtgggggagggggacgtGACCGGCGTGTCCTTCACACACAACGGATACATCCTCAAGTGTTCCATCTCTCACCCCATCACTCTG AACTTTGCCCATGAGAAGAAGTCGGGCACCGTGGGGTCCTTCCAACTGAACAAGGGAACAAACCGGTTCTGTCTGGCTCAGGCCGGTGTCTACCAGCTCACACCGGATTCCTGCCACAAGTTTGAACAAGAGGTCTACTCCTACGACAC GGCGAACCCAGTGGCCTTGACCCTGACAGCCATTCAGCACATCGCTACAGGCACCGTCAAGACAGAGGAGAAAGTGGCTGACATCACGGTTACAATCAA GTCATCAGTGGAAGATACGGCCACTGTGATTGGTCCACTGTCGCTCAGTTCAGGGGGCGCCAAGGACAAGGGACCCTTCACCTACACCTTCTCCCACTGGGCAAA GGCGGGAGAGAAGCTGGAGATTTCCGTCAAGTCCAAGGAGGTGTTGTTCTACCCCGCCAAGAAGGAGGTCACCATTGATGGAG AGTCGTGCCCAGGAGAGGTGGCGAGCTTTACGGGACGTAAAGGTGTGTTCATGACGGGAGAGGTACAGCCGCCACTAGAGGGCGTCACCATCACTGTCACCTCTGAGGACGGCTCCATGGACCCTGTCCTCCTCACAACAGAAGCATCTGGAAAATACAG AGTGGGCCCCCTGCACGGTGACGTCAAGTACAGCGTGGCGGCAGAGAAGACGGGATACGTCATCACACCAGACGCCAGCAAAAAAGACGTCTTCAGGGCATTCAAGCTGGGCGAGATATCTGTCAAG GTGTTGGATAAACAAGGACAACCCATGCCAGGTGTGTTGCTGTCACTCAGTGGAGAGCGACAGTATCGCAGCAACAACATCACTGGTGACACCGGTACTCTCGTCTTCACAAGTCTG AGCCCCGGTCAGTACTACCTGCGCCCCATGACCAAGGAATACAAGTTTGAGCCGCAGTCTCAGAGCATCACGGTGGAGGAGGGAACCACCATGAACATTGTCATCTCTGGGACCAGGGTGGCTTACAG TGTGTATGGCAAGGTGACGTCGCTGAACGGCGAGCCGGAGgcgggggtggtggtggaggctGTGGGCGAAGGTCAAGGTTGTGAGCAGTTCCAGGAAGAGGCCAAGACGGAGCAGGACGGCTCCTACCGCATTCGTGGACTGCAG CCCAAGTGTCAGTATGACGTGCACCTGAAGACCGGCCAGGTCAACACCCACATCGAGCGTGCTGGGCCCAAGTCTCGCATCATCAAG GTGGCCGACAAAGACTTCACGGACATCAACATCATCGCGTTCCGTCGCATGAACCAGATGGACATCAGTGGCAACGTCATGACACCCGAGGAACACCTGCCACACCTCAAG GCGCGACTGTACAGGGAAGACGCACCGGACTCCCCCGTCCACACCATCTCTCTGGGCCGGTCCACATTCTTCTACTTCCCCACTCTGCAGATGGACAACGTG AAATACACGCTGCGCCTGGAGTGCACCTTGCCCAAGTCGCAATACGACTTCGTTGACCCTGAGGTGTCCTTCACCGCAAACATCTCCTTCAAACACTACAAGTTCTCGTTTGAACCCAAG AGGAAGATGGTTGACCAGGAGCTGTCCCCAGGGTCGTTCCTCATCCTGCCTGTGGTGGCCATCATCATCCTGGCCCTCTACAACTACCAGACT